The genomic segment ctatcgTTCTATCGTCttttaaagtttagtaaaatatgcattaataattgtatttgaaataattggtacctataggtttaatttacaagaactaaatatttttttcttatacccAACTACCTTTTTATACACTTAAGTAGTTTAATCAGTAATCTAATGAcaccctcaaaaaaaaaaaacctaaacaaaattgttggcaaacatagtttattatttttattttaacatacaatcatcaaaatcagtattattattttaatttgttttatatgtaatcataattaattatttcacagttacttttcttacaagttacaatatcataaatttggattctttattaggtagcttaagtaataatggtaaattagtaaatggtattcgattgttgacattatatgtacatatgtCTTAGGTATGTATAGGGGATAAAAAAAATGCGTAAAGAAAAAAGTGCAATGTATTGTGGCGCGCTTCTCGTAGTgggataaacttgaaatttgaaccatagAAGTTCCCTCTATTGGTAGGTATTGCATGCAAAGCATGAATTAAGGAGTTGAAATTCATAACCTTtcctattttttagttttggacatTTACATTGTATTTCGTTACTTAAATTCCAATcatacttttcttacaatatcattaatttggattctttattaggaGGCTATAAGGACTAAggtaatacctaatagtatttgattagtatttgttataataatattggaaatctgtaattaactcagattAAAAGTATGCCTAAGTTAGATACAAACCTATATTGAGATCTTGATAATCAAGAAATTTCAGTCTTTTTcagaagtaaataaaaataattagttgctTTAAAACTAGATTAGGTACTTATTCAAAAGGAAAGTACTTAAATAACAAACAACACTTTTAAAGTGAActacctattaagtattaacctaTTCATAGTTTGCCATAGTTACAATGCTGGatgtacattttgatataatattatgtcttggttagtaagacggagacaacacatgcgagtaCGATGtccacttaaataataattattttatttcggtACTTGGCGATCTGCGTATTTTCACGTACTTTCTTGTAGTTCCGTGTATTTCCATTTACTCTCAAAGTATAACCTAATATTTGTACACCTATTTCCACCAGTGGTTTACCCCCctgtatttaagtatatacttGTAGAActtaactgtaaaataattgtacaactttcagaattttgtattttagacataccataataaaatatttattttaagattcacAATACTTcatttgtaaaaactaaaattgcatTAGGTATTATTTGCAGTATGATGGGGCTTTTTTGTacatactaaaaagtaaaatttaccaatataaattagtaaaggcccaaaatttgtttttaaaacctaGGTTTTGCcagtttttatactttaaatgtaAAACTTGTAGGCACGTAGGTAATGTACCGTACAttctttcaattatttttataatatttaatattatattcaactattgagaagtttaaattttataatttatgtaaaatgtatgagCAATCAATAAAGCAgtaaaaactgttattataatgcACACCAATGCATAtgatattgtcatattttttatttcttaaacatcatataataggaaattaaaaatatttcataacaatctttataatagataatttatattttgtttttttttcaataatggcATATTTAAGCTTTCtttttataactgttttaaaaattgtttggaaaGATTGCCTAGGTACatgttttatgtaatatttggacgccaaaaactgtaatttatactattagaaaatattgaatCAAAACTTACCAAAGTTGGTTGTTTTACTAATACTGCACGGGATAGTGGGTTAACCTCTTCACTtcacttatctataatatactttaaactattctaaataaataatgatggtaaataatattatgttggtgcAATAATCTGAATTGTTGATAAACTAAATCTATAGAAGTTTAGgaataaaacaaatagaatattaagtaacagaaaaaaaaacaagtaaaaaaagtggacaagtgtgtgtcgatctgctgtacagtaggttataagcgggtcactgtaatagattgtgtaaaatttgaatttaatgataatatatcattgcatttgtataagaaaaacgattttgaacgAAGATACTCAGTCAGTCtatcatattagttattacaaagtatatttgatgatattattgtgagtaaaataattgatatattataatctatttacgtggaacattgttttaaattttcaatccttagctatgaaagttgaacattttataaatttttaattacagaataatttttaaattttagatttaatacattttgtcgaaattctaactttaaatgcttgtaagaaaaaaattgtgcaaatgtatttttaatatttttcaactgctattataacaactaatcaggagccttgtattaggtacatattcacgctttttggcccaacaaatacaattgtattgatgttcatggaaaaaaactaaaaaaattaaaatttgaaattggcTGTAAATagatcaaaacaaatcaaaatattttcaaaattgtatattttatagaaaatgaaaatataaacattcagtgaaattttcatgtatttatagttattcgtttttgaattacaacaaaataagaaaatcgctacatgagaatcatgtgaatatccaatgttgtaaaaattgaacttcaaacgctcataaaaatttaatttgactttctggtagatatattttttttttttttgatgaaggtagaaaaacttatgatgaatcttgtattaaatattaaagatttaaaaagaaatttttttttaatttctaactcaaaatcaTTTGCGCATTTCGTGATTTCTACGTATTTtgtctaaattcaaattttaaattttgaacttccCGAtgcaccaattagattcactttctcatcaagcaagatactgaagttgaaaattgaaacattatttaGACTACCTACTTATCATGCAAACAGACACAcagatataaatttttttttaaacacacatcattgtacaaCCAATACATCATCACTTCATTCAGATTCTAAAATTATAGATGAGATATACATAAGGAAGCCCTtgataatgaaaatatgaaatattaattaacctgGCTAATCGTATACGCTtggaaaacaatatatattaattaggtacttataaagcataatatttaataaattaatattttttaaattgtaagtattattcaataaataaaatgtttagaataatgttcaaatgtttaaaaataattaaggttttgttttgaaatgattataatatgcatttattgcatttatacaattgtaattatataactttattagttttaatatataagaGCAATAATTTCgaacataaatttgtttttccagGTATATGGACAATTTGTCCCCGAACAATTGGTCCTCGCATAAAAATGCTGTATCTACCTATGCAGAAAACGGTGCCCGTCATAATTTTATAACCCGGCCAATTCTTTGCTTGAgagaatcaattttttttagtcacattttactaaatattacttACTAACAGTgtattagttttagtttaatcatggttgaaatatatattttcatccataagtgtaatatataggtatcataatagtcaatagataggtatcataatttatagatatacgAATTtagattgtttataaaatataacactattaGCATTACAATCACGATTAAatatagtatggttgcccaacaaactataataagaaacaatttaatgatgctcatagtttcttttattatcAACGATACTCTAGAAGCTTTTACTAGCGCTGATAGCGTAAAAATTATGTACTAGCCACTACTAggcatacaaattatatgatttatatactatatttatatactttatatttataaactcgGAGCAACACTTTATGATggttcgttgtgcaaccatactatctttaatcgtgattacAATACTAACtatgctaaaaaatattttatatttaaattataaaccgGGGAGAAAATTTTCCTGGGACCAATCGTCCTAGATCAGTTTTTCGGGTGGGCaccgatatttttattttccaatcgTTTTTgcctaacgctttgtttattaccGTAGGAACGataaattaccaatattaacgattaacgataaaaattacctaattcccACTAGGTATTTTCCAAtattcgtatacctatatacaattaatggctactaattaatacatatttatgattcatacataTTCTTGGTTGTAGAAATATCGAGTAGCGAGCTTCGTTTACATTACAACTTGACGACTACATTAAATAACAGTTAAcatcatataggtactaataaacacaattaataaattaaatgcttaTTTATCATCACACAATGGCATAACTACGACCGTTTTAGTTAAATTGTTTGTCTAAATTTTTTCATCGCCGTCGTTCTGTTGTAGCGGTTTGAGCGTTTTAAACATGTTTGAAAAACGCGCTAAAATTTCGAAATATGTCTGCAGCTTGCCGCCTTAATACTAAACGGTGATAGCACAAAACGATAGTAGCGATGTTTCTTGGAAAAAAAATGGCTGCCTTGTACGCGGACCATAGAGTAATTTGACGCGGCGGATGTGACACGTAAACGCGTTCGACTGCAGCTGATAATAAACGTGATTATTATCACTACGACTTCAAATTGTACGAACGTTACGTTTTTCTGATAAGTGAACATTTTGAACGTATTTCACAACTTCACGACATACCAATCGTTTAAGTTTTAAagcaatattttgttgtttgacCTCGTTACTTAGGTCTTTGCCACACGATCTAAGTAACTAGTTCATTGATGTTTAACCGCATCGTCGTCGTGAACTTCCTAGACGCGTTGTGGTTACAGTCGaaatagttatttgttttatcatcGTGCGAACAGTTACGATAAAGTTTCAATACGGTTTCGGGATTTTTGTCGATCCGATCGCGTTTCGATTAGGTAGTACACATTTTACGGACATTGAGTTTCATACGAATTCACTGGATTAGTAGTACCATGGCAACCTGCGATGTATCCATCCACTTGTCCGACATCATGACGCCTCAATCGTTTTCCAGCTTAATCACaacgcttataaaatatttggtctACGAAAAGCAACTCATTCCTTATCCGTACGACCGTTTGAAGTTATACGTGCAAAAATACAAAGAACTTAACTTTGAGGTGAGTTTGATGCGACAATTGAATTTTGAGTTGATCGCAACTCTATTATTTGTTGATTCCAGTGTATGAACCGATAcaaggtattaaataataataagttgttaatttttttttgttaaagcaGGAAAGCAATCGCTGTaatctaaaaaacaaatacaggCTGGAATCTgagaaatattataagaaagttTCAGATGCGATAATAAGTCTTGAGACGGTTTTTAAGGTAATCAttgaaacatatataatattaaattataagataagATGTCGctggataaaaaaattaactatacctatacattatatacatattgatataCAATCTACTTTTGATTGATTTGATTGCTTTAATTACTTTATCTTTGTAAAGTTATTAAGTTACCatgttacatatatattttttttcagtgcaTTGAAAATGAATTTCTTAGTCGTGTGGAAAATCATATAGAATCAGTGGTAATATTAATTGGTTCAAGTGTACTTAATCCTTTgactgtatttaatataaatgtaccaGAATTAAGTTATTCACATTCTGAAAAACAACATTCTTCTAGGCAGCATATAGATAATGTATTTAGgtgagtatttattattatacctatagttaataacatatttatgtcatatatggaaactttaaaataaaactgaacaaAAGGTATCTAGATTAAAACCCTCATCAAATTTGACCATTAATTTgaattagatttaaatttaataaacaactctgataatgaaatacctacatgtaaaaattattttttatgtaaataagacttcaaaaataatttttatataaatatgtcagAAGATTGTGTtgggacattttattttatttagttttatttcatattatttttacacatcataatataattttaaagtggtATTTGTATAGagatatgattaaataattactcatttttataagtaggtTTTACATTCCcagtaatgtaaattattttatattaatcaagCCTGGATTAAGAGACGGACTATAAAATTAGTCACATATGTATTGCCCTATATAAGAAAATGTTGgactcgcatgtgttgtctcagtcttactaacgcataatatgtatatcaaaatGAATGTTCAGCAGTTCCAATTATGTGTTGTTAGCTTAAATAATATCAGTGGTCGGGAGTAGCGCGCTAATTGTAGCGACGCTACAATAGCACGCTACTTTAGCTGTAACGGTTAACATAGTGTcactacaatatatacaatgtagcaAAATACTATAGCGCGCTAGAAATTTACGGTTAGCATagcaaaaatattcattattttatcgctACTTCTAACCtatttcatgataattaaaatattatgatgtatgtttatgtatttaattaagatgactagatgattgtattttttaatttttcgagtTTAACCTGTACcacactaatcagtaatcatagattatagataagaccatgacaaattatataggtaataggtatcatcacagcatTCTGATACACGCATCCTCCGCTCTTTACTTtgcctatatcgtagttctccacttattattggctgtcaatcatatacatacataaataacatagaacaaaatcaaccaatgagtaatggagaactacgatataggccgGAGGTGAAGAAGAtgcgtatctactgcgcaaaactagtacaactgtgatgatacctatataatttgtcatggatAAGACTAAAATCGTAAGAGgattattaaaatctaatattttatattattgaattacagagccataaataattattaatatattagtattttattatcactatttttattttcggcaTTCAGCGTTTTTTGTGtttcttttaagtattaaattttatatgtaaaaaaacagtattttagattctatgtatcattgaattcaaatttaacacttccaTCACAATGACCCACACAACGACAATGTCCACTTGACATTTACACTATACAGCGGAGCGTAAGATGTTCAAGATCCATGCTTGCCaccaacttttttaaaaaatgtttagcagatcaaaattctttgtaatcactaatccccTTGCTGTATGAAATCCTTTCTCCCAGTGGCCGAATttctaaaaagtataaactactaattggcaattttcaataaaacatttatctgttttgagttttgttacaaTACATGaaatacattgaataaacctgccttccgaaattacaagaaaatagtgGTAGGCATTATCAAATAATGACCAAGTACTCAagtgaatatctaaataaatcaaaaaaaaattttaaaaaaaagtagcgAAAAAGTAGCgcgctacatttaaacaatagtgTTAGAAATAGCGcactacattaaaaaaaaatgtagcttTAGCAATAGCTAGCTACTTTTTTGGGGGAATAGCAGTAGTGTCCCGAccactgaataatataataaattgacctattatcaaacttaaatgtaagaaTGTTATCTGTATTCTTgtgttggttttttacaatattttaacttttaagtgaattatgagcattaatatattacatactcataaagtcataagtaaaaactcacttaaaaattaaaatatcataataaaccaatgagagaacacagataatgttcttacatgTTCTAATCTTGATAAAAAgtcaattaactataatatttaaactaacaatacaaaattggaactgctggaacgtatattttcttatattatgcgttagtaaaaaggagacaacacatgcgggcatgacatcctcttaaaactatattaagtGGTAATTAcctagtacatatttttataaaatacctaataatatcttAAGACAAACTAaagaaatattagttataatacatactatattattatctgtatgaaaataattgtaccaGTACCACACAACAGTGTCATTActgtttgttaaaatattttgactattttttttcccaaacgatgattattgaataattttgaacCTTCAAtagttcattttataatttaccacTGCTAAATTCTgggcatattttttttgtaaacacaaGAAA from the Acyrthosiphon pisum isolate AL4f chromosome X, pea_aphid_22Mar2018_4r6ur, whole genome shotgun sequence genome contains:
- the LOC100164315 gene encoding MAD2L1-binding protein isoform X1; this translates as MATCDVSIHLSDIMTPQSFSSLITTLIKYLVYEKQLIPYPYDRLKLYVQKYKELNFEQESNRCNLKNKYRLESEKYYKKVSDAIISLETVFKCIENEFLSRVENHIESVVILIGSSVLNPLTVFNINVPELSYSHSEKQHSSRQHIDNVFRNILNNDKFNDILTSNIMVETNLYVMFKVKKGGKMATNWCVPKEQFRCFRGKQVVLRFDQPHDEINAKKYETCCIKDCLNFEVFVDFDNEPSVQTLNSTFTNSVVDWYLGKHHITGFKNYKYNGIPISDTWLNPTIIDHMVS
- the LOC100164315 gene encoding MAD2L1-binding protein isoform X2; the encoded protein is MATCDVSIHLSDIMTPQSFSSLITTLIKYLVYEKQLIPYPYDRLKLYVQKYKELNFEESNRCNLKNKYRLESEKYYKKVSDAIISLETVFKCIENEFLSRVENHIESVVILIGSSVLNPLTVFNINVPELSYSHSEKQHSSRQHIDNVFRNILNNDKFNDILTSNIMVETNLYVMFKVKKGGKMATNWCVPKEQFRCFRGKQVVLRFDQPHDEINAKKYETCCIKDCLNFEVFVDFDNEPSVQTLNSTFTNSVVDWYLGKHHITGFKNYKYNGIPISDTWLNPTIIDHMVS